In one Vicia villosa cultivar HV-30 ecotype Madison, WI unplaced genomic scaffold, Vvil1.0 ctg.000585F_1_1, whole genome shotgun sequence genomic region, the following are encoded:
- the LOC131629606 gene encoding uncharacterized protein LOC131629606, protein MDEVIPHWKRLSFDDDGCIEGEKPNISITSELEAIKERFSKADDNLKLHIEEQLRKIEYPKTIDMKLPSQPVKTKGAPKKLKPTPNDNSTTRAPSYGEHVDKLFPDSLSPKSQKSQTSSNKGARISKPPPTPIPPKIPIIEEMPIPPKISFINEMPVVMLPYIKRIVNIVGDDNCGYRTISALLGNREDSHTLFRHQLIKELKTHKESYTRLYGGEVKFEAINEALVPRLGAYASISKWMRFPEM, encoded by the coding sequence ATGGACGAAGTTATCCCTCATTGgaaaagacttagttttgatgatgatggttgcatcGAAGGAGAAAAACCGAATATCTCTATTACTTCCGAATTGGAAGCGATAAAAGAGAGGTTTTCGAAGGCCGATGACAACCTGAAATTACACATCGAAGAACAATTGCGGAAGATTGAGTATCCCAAAACAATTGACATGAAACTGCCTTCTCAACCGGTAAAGACAAAGGGTGCTCCAAAGAAATTGAAGCCTACACCGAATGACAACTCAACTACACGGGCTCCTTCGTATGGTGAGCACGTCGATAAACTTTTTCCCGACTCACTGTCTCCAAAATCTCAAAAatctcaaacaagttcaaacaagggaGCTCGCATAAGCAAACCGCCTCCGACACCTATTCCACCGAAAATTCCAATCATCGAAGAGATGCCTATTCCGCCAAAAATTTCATTCATCAACGAGATGCCAGTTGTTATGCTTCCTTACATTAAGCGGATCGTCAATATTGTGGGGGACGATAATTGCGGTTACCGTACCATCTCGGCGTTGCTTGGAAATAGAGAAGATAGCCATACGCTTTTTCGTCATCAACTTATCAAAGAGTTGAAGACGCATAAAGAATCGTACACACGGTTATATGGAGGGGAAGTTAAATTTGAAGCAATTAACGAAGCTCTTGTTCCTAGGTTGGGTGCTTACGCGTCGATATCAAAATGGATGAGATTCCCAGAAATGTGA